In Peromyscus maniculatus bairdii isolate BWxNUB_F1_BW_parent chromosome 16, HU_Pman_BW_mat_3.1, whole genome shotgun sequence, the sequence tggggggtgggggagccggGAGAGTGAGTCTCCAGAGAACAAAGATCAGGTCCAGGCCCCATACGAAAGTCGACTGCACTTTCTCTGTCTTTGAGGGGACTTTCTCTTGAAGTTCACAGTCAGTGGCGGTTTCTAAGGTGGATTGGATTCCCCCTTTCAGGGCAAAGCAATTTCGAATCGTGAGTGGAAGCATCCTCATTATGTGTCTAGACTGAATTTAAAAGTACTTTAAACTTGTGAACGTCTGAAGAAGTTGTGTGATTAAAATAGCTCTCTGTGCAAGAACTATCTACTTGCACCCTAGTGTCGTGGTGTGGGTAATTTGAGaatttaacaggaaaaaaaaattgcaagcaAAGGTCAGCCTGGACACTCACACCCAGGGGATGAGttagacaccacacacacccaactCCACCCAACTGATTACTGGTGAtattcccccccccttttcaaTAAATCCAGAAACCTGACTCCCACATGgcctttctctctgttcctgccctgttttaaGAAAGCCATGTCCCCTGGGCTGCTGAAGAAAGTTTTTAGGGCCAGGAAAGAGCTTGGAATGTTTATAAGATCTCCCCTATGTTGGTTGGGAGAATTGTCTATTTTCTATTCCAGTGAACATCTGAAAGTAGGTAAAGAGTCCTGCGTTTCAGATTCCTTTTGCTTCAGGTCTCCCAAGAGAGCGGGCCTTACAGCCCATTAACTGGATCACTGAAGGCAACTCGGGAAGCTCAGGGAAaaagccagcacacacacacacacacacacacacacacacacacacacacacacacacacacacttgtgcgaATACAGCTTGGCTGTATTGCTCTCTACCCTGTGCTTAAGTCTGGATGCCAGGCATGAGGTCCAGCCTGAGCCAGATGGGAGGCTAGGGGATCTTCCCCGGACCGGGACTTGTGGAAACAGGACTCTAAAGAGCCAAGAGGCACGGAGTGAGTCGCTTTCCTGATTGATGAAAccgtccctcccctccccttttggAATAATAAACTCCTGGAAAGGCTGGAGGGCTGCCTTGTGTTGGTTTCCAATAAATCCTCAACAGGCTCTTTCCTCACTCAGAGAAATGAATCACACTTGGGAAACAGACGATTATTCTTCCATTTGTCTGAGGATAAGCAGAGGAAAAAGCTGCCTCCCTTGTGGACTCCACTGGGGTGCTCCTCCCTAACTAAGGCTTGTGtggtaggtggagacagggatAGAGCAGGAGACAGAGGTGACTCACTGGAGATTTAGGCAGATATTCCAGACCTAGCCAGGGGAGGGAAAGAACTTTCTAAATTCACTCTTCTGCCTGGATGCTGGAAAGagacccagggccttgctgcCTGGGAGGTGGTATTACATCTTCTAACACAAAGGCCAATTCTGGGTTTGCTTTTCTGGGAGAAGCAGAGAGCCCCGGGCCCACACTGCAGTTGCCTATCACCGGAGCTCagtttcttgtcttctttcaaCAAAACCTCAGGTCCCTGCTGGCCTGCTCTTGTTTATTCAAAACGAATGTGGGGTGTTTCCACTGAGGACATGGGAGGTGAGAGTAAACAGCAAAGTGGAAGTGATGGAAATGACCCTTCGTTGTAACAGCCCATGCTTTAACTAGAGGGGCCTTAGTACGCTTGGCTAATCACGACAGCAATCTTCTATGgaagagaaaacaaggaagaatTCTTCCTAAGAATCACTGTAATCCAAGACCTGGCCATTCATTTGCCTCCATCTACAGCCCAGTTACAAAGCAGAggaattttgctttcttttcctggcAGGCAGGCCGGGTGACTTCATttgttaacttttaaaacatattgGATTGCCACACATGGAATACAAAGACCACAAAGGTCATTTTAAAGCAAGAAGAACTTAGCTCACTGGTGGTTCCTTCTTGCCTGTTGGCAACAACAGTCTTCACGGCCGCCAGTCTGCATCTCATGCCTTGCTGCTTTGAGCTTCTAGAGTCTATTTTTACCTTAATTCTTGAGTCTATGAGGATCTAATTGCTACAGAGGAATGAGGAGCGGAAATTGGAACGGAGGACATATACAGACAATGCCCTATTCGAAGGACAGTTAGGTCCAATCATTAGCACCAAAATTTATCTATTCTCTTTACTTGTAaatggccaggaaaaaaaaaaaaaaactgcactcCAAATCCctcatccacacccagacacacctTACCAGGCCCACATATTTCTCATTCCACAACTGCTATTGATTACAACTTTAGACAAAGGCAAAAACTGGatttaaagattcttttttatttgaaatctcaTCCAGAAACACTGgttattaataaatatatcatagttatcaagaatatataaaaaataaagacaggtaTTGTCTTTGAAGCCCTAACaaaatatttcaagcaaatgctcaggaaaataaaaatggcagcccgccctccccccccaaacacaGGAAGTTTTCAAAGCTGAAGGATCACAGACAGAGCCAACCCCGCATGCAGAATAATTTGGCAAGGGGGTGGGGTGAGCTACTGGAGGGGGGACCAGTTTTGTAGCCTCTGGTCCCTTGGAACAGCCCTAAGGTTGTAATGAAACTTGAAGGACGAGAGACAGCCTTGGGCTTGGGGAAAGAATTGCCATGTGCACTGAGCGTGAATCTTTGCACTCTGGCCCCCCTTTTTCATTTCCTACAACCACAGACAGATATATGGAGTACTTTGGAGAATTCACTAATAAATCCTTGTTACAAGGAAAATGGCCTGCACAACATGTTTAGACAAGATTCATTTAGAAGCGCGCATGCATTCTTTTGACCTATACTGCGTGGAAAAGAAAGCCCACATAGGAGGTTCATGCCCTGGACAGAAGCTGAGATTCAAAACTTGgattctgactctctctctctctctctctctctctctctctctctctctctctctctctctctctctcgttctcgtCTCTAGAAAAAAACTATAAGGACAGAGACAATCATAACTGCATCTATCTCgatgaaatatttacatttgcGTTGCACAAAAGAGATGGCCATTTTTCCTCCAAGATCAGAACACACCCAGAGAAAGCCAACTCCAAGTTCCTTCTCAAGTTTTTAACTCCACCGGTCCCGTTTTTAAACAACAAATGCGGTTTTGACAAGAGCATATGGCAGTAAGAAATACTGGCGCTGCATGAGGAAGAGaagcatgcatgcaaaacacGACGTCGGGGTCCAGTCCCCATTCGCTAACACCTAGACATCCCAGTTTGGTTTTGGTACGCCCCGCTGGGGTGGGTCATAGGATGTGGATCTCTTGGGCCGCAGGCGAGGCCCCGGAACTGTGCGCCCACCCTCCTGCCGGCTAAgcagtctcccctcccctcctggccCCTGCACCGCGACCCCTGCCTcagttctcccttcttcctcccggCCCGGGCAGGCCCGCGGCTCACTTGAGCAAGTCCTTGGACTCGGCGGACAGCCGGGCCATGTTGGCCGTGGAGAGGGCGGACAGGTGCGGCGGCGGTGGCATCTGGCAGATGGTGCAGGGGCAGGGCAGCCCCGCCCAGTGCTGGaagccactgcccagctgcagcGCGGGCGGCGTGGAGGGCGCCTTGAGCAGCGAGTGGGGAGGTCGGATGGTGCCAATGGCAGGCAGGGAGGCCGCGGACAGCGGGGACGTGGCGTTGCTGGACGAGAGCGCACCGCCCAGGATGGGGTGCACCGGATGCACGGCGTTCGCTGCGTGCGCCGGGTGGCCGGCCGAgtgccccacagtcccacagtggAAGGCCGAGTGGTGACCCCCGTAGATCTCGCCTACCAACCTCTTCATCTCCTCCAGGGAGCTGGTGAGCATGAGGATGTAGTTTCTGGCTAGCAGCAGAGTGGCAATCTTGGAGAGTTTGCGCACGGAGGGCCCGTGCGCATAGGGCATGACCTCTCGCAGGCCGTCCATGGCGAGGTTCAGGTCGTGCATCCTCTTGCGCTCGCGCCCGTTGATCTTCAGGCGCAACTGCTGAAGATCCTGCTCCGACAGCTGCTTCTTGATTTTGTACTTGCTGCTTTCTCCGGCCGCCTTGGCGCCGGCTCGCGAGAGGCTTTCCCCAGGCATCTTCTGCACCATGTCGCCTTGGGTGGATGAGACCGAGTTGAGACGACTctcctggtggtggtgatggtggcggtggtggtggtctCTTAGGTACATCTCATCCATGTCCGGAGATGACGCTCTGCTGGAGACAGAGCTCGAATCAGAATTCATTTTATTACGGGAGATGCGGCCTTATGGTTGAGGAGGTTTTAGGCGGGAAATTAAAGAGaatcttgaattaaaaaaaataataataatcagaagGTCCAGCAACCCACTTCTCAGTTGTAAGACGGGAGAAGAACAGCCGGGGCTCTGTCTTGCCCCGCCTCTCTCCCTCCCGGCTCTCCTTGCTATCCCTCTGTCTCCGGTTTAGCTGTTTCCTGCACTGTTTGTTGGTGTGTGCCCGAACTAACCTCTTGCTGTAAAAGAGGGGCTTTTATAGCGCTGCAGCGGAGAAAAGAGACAAAAGGAGCCCTCCTATCTATCCTGGGCTGGTTAAGATGACGTGCCATCCTTCAGGGCGGTGCGCTTTGCTGTCCCATTTAGCAAGGATTCCTATTCATATTCATTGCGGGGCCGCCCTGGGACACCTCTGCTTAGAACCGCGAGGAGCCCCCAGGCACAAAACCTTTTGATTGACACACTCACCGCTGCAGCTCGGGactgcttgtttttgttgttgttgttgtttcgttttgctttctttctttctttctttttcttttttttaaaaaaaactttcttctaTGCCACCTCCCTGACTCCATTTTCTCTAACCAAATCCTGCACTTAAAATGAAGGACAGGAACAGAAGTTGGCCAGAAGATTGGcctagggtttttttgtttgcttgtttgttttgctgttttgttttgttttttaatttgaagagTGGACTTGAGTTGTTCCCTAGTTTAGGGAAATGTGGGCAAAAACAGGTCTCAATAGAAAGAGGCGAGGGACAGGGAGGGCAAGGCAGAGCAGGTTCAGTCAGGGGGACCAGAACTGGGGGCTTCACTTTTTCCTCCGTTGGTGCTTTCCCCCCAAACACCAACAGTCAGTTAATTTTGTTTATCTGGCCTTTCCGGTGTGATTTCAAAGACATGTgtctatttggttttgtttttttttttgcccctgaTACTACTGTGAGGGAGAAATCTATCactttctatttctccttttacattaaaaaaaaaaaactaattgaaagaatttctgttttgtacatttaaaaaaaaaacttcttagcTATGGAATGAAGGGAGGAGGAACAAATTTCCCAATGTTGCATGAAAATCAAGTGAGGAAGAAAACCTAGGAAGGAAAGGGAGTGAAGAGAAACGGGGGAAGTTAGAGATTGGATCGATTCTCAAAACAAATCTGGAGGGTTCAAGCTTCCTGGATCCTGCTGCTTGCACAGACTCTGTTGGGGTAACCAGTGAGCAGTCCTTGCCTTAAggtccattgtgtgtgtgtgtgtgtgtgtgtgtgtgtgtgtgtgtgtgtgtgtgtcttggggtgg encodes:
- the Olig3 gene encoding oligodendrocyte transcription factor 3 produces the protein MNSDSSSVSSRASSPDMDEMYLRDHHHRHHHHHQESRLNSVSSTQGDMVQKMPGESLSRAGAKAAGESSKYKIKKQLSEQDLQQLRLKINGRERKRMHDLNLAMDGLREVMPYAHGPSVRKLSKIATLLLARNYILMLTSSLEEMKRLVGEIYGGHHSAFHCGTVGHSAGHPAHAANAVHPVHPILGGALSSSNATSPLSAASLPAIGTIRPPHSLLKAPSTPPALQLGSGFQHWAGLPCPCTICQMPPPPHLSALSTANMARLSAESKDLLK